The following are from one region of the Capsicum annuum cultivar UCD-10X-F1 chromosome 1, UCD10Xv1.1, whole genome shotgun sequence genome:
- the LOC107850865 gene encoding phospholipase A1-Ibeta2, chloroplastic, translating to MMIGATLPATNLHFFQSRRSSFRCNGSRLNPSPASISTKSLVNTRKHISNLEKLLQNQSGRSELLDDPQVVEKTTRDLAGSVEPFFKSNGRNNRKCWLEGLNLSRIWHARQVTDEMSPRHLNKLKKLLSSNNVEYSPRNNLGCNKWREYHGSNDWLGLIEPLDENLRRELVRYGEFIQEAYHSFHSNPVTNEEEEGTRKVVLNNDESYKVTKNLYATSSIGLPKWVDDVAPDLGWMTQRSSWIGYVAVCDDLSEIQRMGRRDIVIALRGTATCLEWGENFRDLLVQIPSETTDVEPEPEPESGSESEPDEGQAKVECGFLSLFRTSGVNVPSLAESVVNEVQRLIEQYKGESLSITVTGHSLGAALALLVADEVSTCAPDVPPVAVFSFGGPRVGNRSFADRLNSKNVKVLRIVNNQDVITRVPGMFVSEELDKRLRESEFVNKMLNVLDKSMPWAYTHVGTELRVDTRMSPVLKPDADVACCHDLEAYLHLVDGYLASNCPFRANAKRSLAKLLNEQRSNIKKLYTCKPKELNIINLEREHSFSTPSCLPSPSS from the coding sequence ATGATGATCGGAGCAACACTTCCGGCAACCAATCTCCATTTTTTCCAGTCAAGGAGATCCAGTTTTCGATGCAACGGGTCCCGGTTAAACCCATCACCAGCATCAATATCAACAAAATCATTAGTAAATACAAGAAAACACATTTCGAATCTCGAAAAGCTATTGCAGAATCAGTCAGGACGCTCCGAACTACTCGATGATCCGCAGGTAGTTGAGAAAACCACCCGCGATTTGGCAGGTTCTGTGGAGCCATTTTTcaagtcaaacgggcgaaacaacaggAAATGCTGGTTGGAGGGACTAAATTTGTCCAGAATTTGGCATGCACGCCAAGTGACTGATGAAATGTCTCCAAGACATTTGAATAAACTAAAGAAACTTTTATCATCAAACAACGTAGAGTATTCGCCACGAAACAATCTTGGTTGTAATAAATGGAGAGAATATCATGGTAGTAATGATTGGTTAGGTTTGATTGAGCCATTGGATGAGAATTTACGGAGAGAATTGGTTCGATATGGTGAGTTTATACAAGAAGCTTATCATAGTTTTCATTCGAATCCTGTAACgaatgaagaagaagagggtACGAGGAAAGTAGTACTTAATAATGATGAGTCATATAAGGTGACGAAGAATTTGTATGCAACTTCGTCTATTGGATTGCCAAAATGGGTGGATGATGTTGCACCTGATCTTGGATGGATGACACAGAGGTCGAGTTGGATTGGATATGTCGCGGTTTGTGATGATTTGAGTGAGATTCAACGTATGGGAAGGAGGGATATTGTCATCGCTCTTAGGGGCACTGCGACTTGTTTGGAATGGGGGGAGAATTTCCGCGACTTATTGGTTCAAATCCCATCAGAGACAACAGATGTCGAGCCTGAGCCTGAgcctgagtctgggtctgagtcAGAGCCAGATGAAGGACAAGCTAAAGTGGAATGTGGATTCTTGAGCTTGTTTCGAACATCCGGTGTTAATGTACCTAGTTTAGCTGAATCCGTAGTTAATGAAGTGCAAAGACTAATCGAGCAATACAAAGGCGAGTCTCTGAGCATTACTGTGACAGGGCACAGTCTGGGTGCGGCCTTGGCCTTACTAGTTGCGGATGAAGTGAGTACATGTGCACCGGATGTGCCACCGGTGGCTGTGTTCTCCTTTGGAGGTCCACGAGTAGGCAATAGAAGTTTTGCAGATCGATTAAACTCAAAAAACGTTAAAGTTCTACGTATAGTGAACAATCAAGATGTAATAACCAGAGTTCCGGGGATGTTTGTAAGCGAAGAACTAGACAAAAGGCTAAGGGAATCAGAGTTTGTTAACAAAATGCTAAATGTGCTCGACAAAAGTATGCCATGGGCATACACACATGTCGGCACAGAGCTCAGAGTCGACACAAGAATGTCACCGGTCCTGAAACCTGACGCTGACGTCGCTTGTTGTCATGATTTAGAAGCATATTTACATCTGGTGGATGGATATTTGGCATCAAATTGCCCTTTTAGAGCAAATGCAAAGAGAAGTCTAGCAAAGTTACTAAATGAACAAAGGTCTAATATCAAAAAGCTTTATACTTGTAAGCCAAAAGAATTGAACATtattaatcttgaaagagaacatAGTTTCTCTACACCTAGTTGTTTGCCTAGTCCATCTTCTTGA